In Oryza sativa Japonica Group chromosome 2, ASM3414082v1, the following are encoded in one genomic region:
- the LOC107277553 gene encoding transcription factor bHLH95, with the protein MAQEGTSSNAPPAAASMGSGDGDNKEGTGESGNNQLLLPAIAASADKGKGVVAGTGNVDAKGKTTAMAPAASSTNAPNNQGGGGGGGGRSRERMHIFAERERRRKIKNMFTDLRDLVPSLTNKADKATIVGEAISFIRSLEETVADLERRKRERNSLAARCARLGLGGSSSSSAPPPPPPPAAADDTAAVMPPAPAVPPPDAAAVTAGPEPAPAPAPGTLMVWSGPSVVLNLCGGDQAFINVSVARRPGVLTMIVDVLERHSIDVVTAQIASDLSRSLFTIHTSVDRERGMFMDTATAEEIYQLAVSEIMVWLHSE; encoded by the exons ATGGCGCAAGAGGGCACGAGCAGCAACGCACCCCCGGCTGCTGCCTCCAtgggctccggcgacggcgacaacaAGGAGGGCACCGGCGAGTCCGGCAACAACCAGCTGCTGCTTCCGGCGATCGCCGCCAGCGCCGACAAGGGTAAGGGCGTCGTCGCCGGGACCGGGAACGTCGACGCCAAAGGTAAGACCacggcgatggcgccggcggccagcAGCACGAATGCTCCTAACaaccagggcggcggcggcggcggcggcgggcgcagccGCGAGAGGATGCACATCTTCGCCGAGCgcgagcggcggaggaagaTCAAGAACATGTTCACCGACCTGCGCGACCTCGTCCCCAGCCTCACCAACAAG GCGGACAAGGCGACCATCGTCGGGGAGGCCATCAGCTTCATCAGGagcctggaggagacggtggccGACCTGGAGCGCCGCAAGAGGGAGAGGAACAGCCTCGCCGCGCGGTGCGCacgcctcggcctcggcgggtcctcctcctcgtccgcgccaccgccaccgccaccccccgccgccgccgacgacaccgccgccgtcatGCCGCCCGCGCCGGCGGTGCCGCCACCTGATGCCGCCGCGGTCACCGCGGGGCCAGAgcctgcgccggcgccggcgccggggacgtTGATGGTGTGGTCGGGGCCGAGCGTGGTGCTGAACCtgtgcggcggcgaccaggcctTCATCAACGTGTCCGTGGCGAGGCGCCCCGGCGTGCTCACCATGATCGTGGACGTGCTGGAGAGGCACTCCATCGACGTCGTCACGGCGCAGATCGCGTCCGACCTGTCCCGGTCCCTGTTCACCATCCACACCAGC gTGGACAGAGAGCGTGGTATGTTCATGGACACTGCGACGGCTGAAGAGATCTACCAACTGGCTGTCTCGGAGATAATGGTATGGCTCCACAGCGAGTGA
- the LOC136355441 gene encoding uncharacterized protein — protein sequence MFWAVGIDRIVTMKQPFDEDLIRQFYATVWVSGDCDAMKWMSGTLRCSINRREFKELLHICFNNGDDLHDEHNHNPFMIDYFSQFYEEGGRHTYGKVGGLRAIPSVINRIVRATILPRCGNNDDIRGVAWHVIDAIMDDRRFDVINLMMKEIAISKGTIGQGVYYALYIMRLIQCKLGQIGNNLKEHKEYKPRLQLSTPRAPRVRQPTLDQGASSSAAPPPPHGYDPSAFFHPQYAYFGMQPNEYLNPVLGAINTLSESIQRLSTGHEALHEDVRGLCTDVGNLNTSVGRLQTRVGVLNSRVQMLESTHAFVYHLRRDAPHPSSSARPPSPPQE from the coding sequence ATGTTCTGGGCCGTTGGGATTGATAGGATTGTCACCATGAAGCAACCCTTTGATGAAGATCTCATTCGGCAATTTTATGCCACCGTGTGGGTGTCCGGCGATTGTGATGCTATGAAGTGGATGTCGGGGACCCTTCGGTGCTCTATCAACCGCCGTGAATTCAAGGAGCTCTTGCACATTTGCTTCAACAACGGGGATGACCTCCATGATGAGCACAACCACAACCCCTTCATGATTGATTACTTTTCTCAGTTCTATGAAGAAGGGGGAAGGCACACATATGGAAAGGTGGGGGGTTTGAGGGCTATCCCAAGTGTAATCAACCGCATAGTGAGGGCCACCATTCTCCCAAGATGTGGTAACAATGATGACATACGCGGCGTTGCATGGCATGTCATTGATGCCATCATGGATGATCGTCGGTTTGATGTCATCAACCTTATGATGAAGGAGATAGCCATTTCCAAGGGGACTATTGGACAAGGAGTTTACTATGCCCTCTACATAATGAGGTTGATTCAATGCAAGTTGGGACAAATTGGTAACAACTTAAAAGAACACAAAGAGTACAAGCCTCGTCTCCAACTCTCCACTCCTAGAGCTCCTCGTGTGCGCCAACCAACGTTAGATCAAGGCGCAAGCTCAAGTGcagccccgcctcctcctcatggGTATGATCCAAGTGCCTTCTTCCATCCACAATATGCCTACTTTGGAATGCAACCCAATGAATACTTAAACCCGGTACTTGGGGCTATTAATACCCTAAGTGAAAGCATCCAACGCTTGTCTACTGGGCATGAAGCATTGCATGAGGATGTTCGTGGCTTGTGCACTGATGTTGGCAACTTGAATACTTCGGTGGGAAGGTTGCAAACTAGAGTGGGTGTCTTGAATTCTCGAGTCCAAATGTTGGAGAGCACCCATGCTTTTGTATATCATCTCCGCCGTGATGCTCCTCATCCTTCCTCTTCGGcgcgtcctccttctcctcctcaagAATGA